A segment of the Asinibacterium sp. OR53 genome:
TTTCATGATGCCTATTTCAAAAGCATTGACAGACATCTCGCTTTCGAGTGAGGAAGCTATTTTTCCCAACTCGGTATATTTGCCTGCATTGGCGGTTAACACAACAGCGCTGCCGCTGACCACACTGCTGCCTTTGAATACCGAATTGCCGACAGCACTTAGTGGAGCATCGGGTTTACAGGTGCCGCTGTTTTTTTCTACCGGAAAAGCTTCTCCCGTTAAGATGGATTCATTTACATGCAGGTTGTTCGACTCAAGTATCAATGCATCGGAAGGGATCATACAGCCGGCGCTCAATAACACAATATCTCCTGTTACCACTTCGTCTGCCGGGATCTCTTCTTCTTTGCCCTCTCTCCGTACCCACACTTTGCTGTGTACCAGTGCGCGCAGTTTTTCAACGGCCCTGCCGGCATTCCGTTCCTGGAAAAAGCCGAATATACCGGTTGACAATAATACGATCAGTACAATGATCCCGTCTGAATATTCCTTCAGGATCAGCGAAAGAAAGACGGCAAAGATCAATAACAGGACCAGCGGGTTTTTGTATTGCGCCAGCAGCAGTTTGGCATCCCGGCGCCAGGGTTGCACAACTTTGTTCGCTTTTCTTTGCCGGCTCAGGCGGGCATTCGCTTCATTTTCACTTAAACCAGGTAAACCGGATCCGGTTCTTTTGAAAAGTGTTTCCTGGTCAATACTCCAGAAATGTGCTATCAGGTCTTCGTTCAGCATAGGCTTCTGTTACGATAACGGAACAGAGGTCGCTTTTATTGTTTTTCAAATCTCCCTGTTGCTTCCTGGATCCTGATACGGTACAAGACAGTTTTGACCCTTGTACTGTCATCCACTTTCGTTTTTGTTTCGTGTTCGTGCGGGTGGATGGTGCTGCTGGTGGACAAAGGAAATACGCGGTCAAAAAGAATTTCCCTTGCCTTTTTTGCTTCCGCCCCTTCCAGTTCTTCAAACTTTCCGTAAATGACCACGCTTTGCCAATTGCGCATATCGGTTATCATGTCGACCTCGAAACAAACTTTCGGATTCTTGCGAAGGATGTCCAGCTTTTTCCCTTCGTTTGTTTGTCCGTAAATAAAATCACCGTCGTACGCATAGGTTACAGGGGTGATATAGGGCTCTTTCCCGTTACTGCAGGCGAGCCTGCCGATTACCTGGCTATGCAGGATGTTTGTTATAGCCGCTTCTTTCAGTTCACCTAACATGGGTTGCTGTTTTAAGATTGTGGTTCAAATGTACCCGCAGTCCGGCGCCCTTTTCATGACAACAATCAAATCAACTGGT
Coding sequences within it:
- a CDS encoding pyridoxamine 5'-phosphate oxidase family protein; its protein translation is MLGELKEAAITNILHSQVIGRLACSNGKEPYITPVTYAYDGDFIYGQTNEGKKLDILRKNPKVCFEVDMITDMRNWQSVVIYGKFEELEGAEAKKAREILFDRVFPLSTSSTIHPHEHETKTKVDDSTRVKTVLYRIRIQEATGRFEKQ